From Xiphophorus couchianus chromosome 4, X_couchianus-1.0, whole genome shotgun sequence, a single genomic window includes:
- the gch1 gene encoding GTP cyclohydrolase 1 codes for MEHSKKTMYGSGDRRDASADGGAVLNGHFDGMVKRPAVASPAAEPGAHRATSSVMESWKEERTRSLEDNEMSLPSLAAAYTTILRGLGEDPQRQGLLKTPWRAATAMQFFTKGYQEKIIDVLNDAIFDEDHDEMVIVKDIDMFSMCEHHLVPIFGRVHIGYLPNKRVLGLSKLARIVEIYSRRLQVQERLTKQIAVAITEALQPTGVGVVVEATHMCMVMRGVQKMNSKTVTSTMLGVFREDPKTRDEFLTLIRS; via the exons ATGGAGCACTCAAAGAAGACGATGTACGGCTCGGGAGACAGGAGGGACGCCTCCGCGGACGGCGGCGCCGTCCTCAACGGACACTTTGACGGGATGGTGAAACGGCCGGCGGTCGCCTCGCCGGCGGCGGAGCCCGGCGCCCACCGGGCGACCAGCTCGGTGATGGAGAGCTGGAAGGAGGAGCGGACCCGGAGTCTGGAGGATAACGAGATGAGCCTGCCGTCGCTGGCCGCTGCCTACACCACCATCCTGCGGGGGCTCGGAGAGGATCCGCAGCGGCAGGGGCTCCTGAAGACTCCCTGGAGGGCCGCCACCGCCATGCAGTTCTTCACCAAGGGATACCAGGAGAAAATTATCg ATGTGCTGAACGACGCGATCTTTGACGAAGACCACGACGAGATGGTGATCGTCAAAGACATCGACATGTTCTCCATGTGCGAGCACCACCTGGTGCCCATCTTTGGCCGG GTTCACATCGGTTACCTCCCTAACAAACGGGTTCTGGGTCTGAGCAAGCTGGCCAG gATTGTTGAAATCTACAGCCGTCGACTACAAg TTCAGGAGAGGTTGACCAAACAGATTGCCGTTGCCATCACCGAGGCCCTGCAACCCACCGGGGTCGGAGTCGTTGTCGAGGCAAC CCACATGTGTATGGTGATGCGAGGCGTCCAGAAGATGAACAGTAAAACCGTCACCAGCACCATGTTGGGAGTCTTTAGGGAAGACCCCAAAACCCGTGACGAGTTCCTGACCCTCATCCGAAGCTGA